Proteins from a genomic interval of Bradyrhizobium sp. G127:
- the rpsS gene encoding 30S ribosomal protein S19 → MVRSVWKGPFVEGSLLKKADAARSSGRHDVIKIWSRRSTILPQFVGLTFGVYNGQKHVPVAVNEEMVGHKFGEFSPTRTFHGHSGDKKAKK, encoded by the coding sequence ATGGTTCGTTCAGTCTGGAAAGGCCCGTTCGTTGAAGGCTCTCTGCTCAAGAAGGCAGATGCCGCGCGTTCGTCCGGCCGTCACGACGTTATCAAGATCTGGAGCCGCCGCTCGACGATCCTCCCGCAGTTCGTGGGGCTCACCTTCGGCGTCTACAACGGTCAGAAGCATGTTCCGGTCGCGGTGAACGAGGAAATGGTCGGTCACAAGTTCGGCGAGTTCTCGCCGACGCGGACCTTCCACGGCCATTCGGGCGACAAGAAAGCCAAGAAGTAA
- the rplV gene encoding 50S ribosomal protein L22, producing the protein MSKPKRERVLPENEAKAVARMLRVSPQKLNLVAQLIRGKKASSALADLQFSRKRIAGDVKKCLESAIANAENNHDLDVDALVVAEAHVGNGIVMKRFAPRGRGRSGRVFKPFSQLTIVVRQVEAEASA; encoded by the coding sequence ATGAGCAAACCAAAGCGCGAACGGGTTCTCCCGGAAAACGAAGCCAAGGCGGTAGCCCGCATGCTTCGCGTCAGCCCGCAGAAGCTGAACCTTGTTGCGCAGTTGATCCGCGGCAAGAAGGCATCGTCTGCGCTCGCCGACCTGCAGTTCTCGCGCAAGCGGATCGCCGGCGATGTGAAGAAGTGCTTGGAGTCCGCGATTGCGAACGCCGAGAACAACCATGACCTCGATGTCGACGCGCTTGTCGTCGCCGAGGCGCATGTCGGCAACGGCATCGTGATGAAGCGTTTCGCACCGCGCGGCCGTGGCCGTTCGGGTCGTGTTTTCAAACCGTTCTCGCAGCTGACGATCGTCGTTCGTCAGGTCGAGGCGGAGGCGAGCGCTTAA
- the rpmC gene encoding 50S ribosomal protein L29, translating to MADLKVEDIRAMSPDQMEDTILNLKKERFNLRFQRATGQLENTSRLREARRDIARIKTVAAQKRAADSKKK from the coding sequence ATGGCCGATTTGAAAGTCGAAGACATTCGCGCGATGAGCCCCGATCAGATGGAGGACACGATCCTCAATCTGAAGAAGGAGCGGTTCAACCTGCGCTTCCAGCGCGCCACCGGGCAGCTCGAGAACACCTCGCGCCTGCGTGAGGCTCGCCGCGATATCGCACGCATCAAGACTGTCGCTGCGCAGAAGCGCGCTGCCGACTCCAAGAAGAAGTAA
- the rplC gene encoding 50S ribosomal protein L3, whose product MRSGVIAQKVGMTRVFTETGEHIPVTVLKLGNCQVVGHRTTEKNGYVALQLGSGSRKTVYLPKAERGQFAVAKVEPKRKVAEFRVSEDALIPVGAEIQADHFVVGQFVDVTGTSVGKGFAGGMKRWNFGGLRATHGVSVSHRSIGSTGGRQDPGKTFKNKKMPGHMGVDRITTLNLRVVQTDVARGLLLIEGAVPGSKGGWITVRDAVKKALPKDAPKPGKFKLAGDNAAPEAAPAEEGA is encoded by the coding sequence ATGCGCTCCGGAGTGATCGCACAAAAGGTCGGGATGACGCGGGTCTTTACGGAGACCGGTGAACATATCCCTGTGACCGTGCTCAAGTTGGGCAATTGCCAGGTTGTTGGCCATCGCACCACCGAGAAGAACGGCTATGTCGCGTTGCAGCTCGGTTCGGGCTCGCGCAAGACCGTCTATCTGCCCAAAGCCGAGCGCGGCCAGTTCGCCGTCGCCAAGGTTGAGCCGAAGCGGAAGGTCGCGGAATTCCGCGTCTCGGAAGATGCGCTGATCCCGGTCGGCGCTGAAATCCAGGCGGATCATTTTGTGGTCGGCCAGTTCGTCGACGTGACGGGCACCTCGGTCGGTAAGGGGTTCGCGGGCGGCATGAAGCGCTGGAATTTCGGCGGTTTGCGCGCCACCCACGGCGTCTCGGTCTCGCACCGTTCGATCGGTTCGACCGGTGGACGTCAGGATCCCGGCAAGACCTTCAAGAACAAGAAGATGCCTGGCCACATGGGCGTTGATCGCATCACCACGCTGAACCTGCGCGTCGTCCAGACGGACGTGGCGCGAGGTCTGCTGCTCATCGAAGGCGCCGTTCCCGGCTCCAAGGGCGGCTGGATCACCGTGCGCGATGCCGTGAAGAAAGCATTGCCGAAGGATGCGCCGAAGCCCGGCAAGTTCAAGCTGGCTGGCGACAATGCTGCGCCTGAAGCAGCACCGGCAGAGGAGGGCGCGTGA
- the rpsG gene encoding 30S ribosomal protein S7: MSRRHSAEKREVNPDPKFGNIIITKFMNSIMYDGKKSAAESIVYGALEMIEQKTKQGPLPVFEQALENVMPTIEVRSRRVGGATYQVPVEVRSVRRQALGIRWIITAARGRNEKTMTERLSAELLDASNNRGNAVKKREDVHKMAEANRAFSHYRW, from the coding sequence ATGTCGCGTCGCCATTCTGCTGAAAAACGTGAAGTGAACCCGGATCCGAAGTTCGGGAACATCATCATCACGAAGTTTATGAATTCGATCATGTACGACGGCAAGAAATCTGCCGCCGAGAGCATCGTCTATGGCGCGCTCGAAATGATCGAGCAGAAGACCAAGCAGGGCCCGCTGCCGGTGTTCGAGCAGGCGCTGGAAAACGTCATGCCGACCATCGAAGTGCGCTCGCGCCGCGTTGGTGGCGCCACGTACCAGGTGCCGGTTGAGGTTCGCTCCGTGCGCCGTCAGGCGCTGGGCATTCGCTGGATCATTACGGCCGCCCGCGGCCGCAACGAGAAGACCATGACCGAACGGCTCTCTGCGGAGCTGCTCGATGCGTCGAATAACCGGGGGAACGCGGTCAAGAAGCGCGAAGACGTGCACAAGATGGCGGAAGCCAACCGTGCCTTCTCGCACTATCGCTGGTAA
- a CDS encoding FkbM family methyltransferase: protein MRPYFPETAQLCPPTALTFDRPTGLLAGSTMREALLVHALRAGARVSSAWSYRGFAAGCRVLQTVAPDRMIEVRLNDDALFSFPFGDGYWSLLLDPLYGYERDINLFFRSIADADYTLVDCGANFGYWSTLVTSRPYGAHPSVAIEPSSRNFAILSNNARLNGDRFHTLQRAIGAEAGTANLSGSKHEAMTIAGGTQDNGETVEVIPLDSLLGAKLDPKRRHVIKLDVEGVETEALRGGAKLLETDCVVICEEHGNDRNHTISRYILANTPLKLFCYDPAASRFVHLEDVSPLDRIKKATNWGYNILATRSPFWEQRIRAIDPEAVVDSSGRRLA, encoded by the coding sequence ATGCGACCCTATTTTCCTGAAACGGCACAGTTGTGTCCGCCGACAGCCCTGACCTTCGACAGACCGACGGGCTTGCTGGCGGGATCGACCATGCGCGAAGCGCTGCTGGTCCACGCCCTGCGGGCGGGAGCACGGGTTAGTTCCGCCTGGTCGTACCGGGGGTTCGCCGCGGGTTGCCGGGTACTGCAGACCGTGGCCCCGGATCGCATGATCGAGGTCCGCCTCAATGACGATGCGCTGTTCTCGTTTCCGTTCGGCGACGGCTACTGGAGCCTGCTGCTCGACCCGCTCTATGGCTATGAGCGCGACATCAATCTGTTCTTCCGCAGCATCGCGGACGCCGACTACACCCTGGTCGATTGTGGCGCGAATTTCGGCTACTGGTCCACCCTCGTCACCAGCCGCCCCTATGGCGCGCACCCTTCGGTGGCGATTGAACCCTCCTCCCGGAACTTCGCGATCCTGTCGAACAACGCCCGACTGAACGGTGACCGGTTCCATACGCTTCAGCGCGCCATCGGCGCGGAGGCCGGAACAGCAAACCTCTCCGGCAGCAAGCACGAGGCGATGACGATTGCCGGCGGAACGCAGGACAACGGCGAAACGGTCGAGGTGATTCCGCTGGACAGCCTGCTCGGCGCGAAGCTCGATCCGAAGCGCCGACATGTCATCAAGCTCGATGTCGAAGGCGTAGAAACTGAGGCGCTGCGGGGCGGCGCAAAGCTGCTCGAAACCGACTGCGTTGTCATTTGTGAAGAGCACGGCAACGACCGCAACCACACCATTTCGCGATATATCCTCGCCAACACCCCGTTGAAGCTGTTTTGCTACGATCCCGCCGCGAGCCGCTTCGTGCATCTTGAGGATGTGTCCCCCCTCGACCGCATCAAGAAGGCGACGAACTGGGGTTACAACATCCTCGCCACCCGCAGCCCATTCTGGGAACAGCGCATTCGCGCCATTGATCCGGAGGCAGTTGTCGATTCCAGCGGACGACGGCTTGCATGA
- the rpsJ gene encoding 30S ribosomal protein S10 → MNGQNIRIRLKAFDHRILDTSTREIVNTAKRTGAQVRGPIPLPTRIEKFTVNRSPHVDKKSREQFEMRTHKRLLDIVDPTPQTVDALMKLDLAAGVDVEIKL, encoded by the coding sequence ATGAACGGCCAGAATATTCGCATTCGTCTCAAGGCGTTCGACCATCGGATTCTCGATACGTCGACCCGCGAGATCGTGAACACGGCAAAACGTACCGGTGCACAGGTGCGCGGACCCATTCCGCTGCCGACCCGCATCGAGAAGTTCACCGTCAACCGTTCGCCGCACGTCGACAAGAAGAGCCGCGAGCAGTTCGAGATGCGCACGCACAAGCGCCTTCTCGATATCGTCGATCCGACCCCGCAGACCGTGGACGCGCTGATGAAGCTCGACCTAGCCGCCGGTGTCGACGTCGAGATCAAGCTCTGA
- the rplP gene encoding 50S ribosomal protein L16 translates to MMQPKKTKFRKAHKGRIHGVASSGATLSFGQFGLKAMAPERITARQIEAARRALTRHMKRAGRVWIRVFPDLPVSKKPAEVRMGSGKGTPELWVARVKPGRLIFEIDGVTQQTAKEALTLAAAKLPIKTRFVARIAE, encoded by the coding sequence ATGATGCAACCAAAGAAGACAAAGTTCCGCAAGGCGCACAAGGGCCGTATCCACGGCGTCGCCTCGTCGGGCGCGACGTTGTCTTTCGGCCAGTTCGGCCTGAAGGCGATGGCGCCGGAGCGCATCACCGCGCGCCAGATTGAAGCCGCCCGCCGCGCGCTGACCCGCCACATGAAGCGTGCCGGCCGCGTCTGGATCCGCGTATTCCCGGACCTGCCGGTGTCGAAGAAGCCCGCCGAAGTGCGAATGGGCTCGGGCAAGGGCACGCCGGAATTGTGGGTTGCCCGCGTCAAGCCCGGCCGTCTCATTTTCGAGATCGACGGCGTGACCCAGCAGACCGCGAAGGAAGCGCTGACGCTCGCCGCCGCCAAACTTCCGATCAAGACGCGCTTCGTTGCGCGCATTGCGGAGTAA
- the rpsL gene encoding 30S ribosomal protein S12, producing MPTINQLIANPREAQKSRKKVPALQQSPQKRGVCTRVYTTTPKKPNSALRKVAKVRLTNGFEVIGYIPGEGHNLQEHSVVMIRGGRVKDLPGVRYHILRGVLDTQGVKNRKQRRSKYGAKRPK from the coding sequence ATGCCGACGATCAACCAACTGATCGCGAATCCACGCGAAGCGCAGAAGTCGCGCAAGAAGGTGCCGGCGCTGCAACAGTCGCCGCAGAAGCGCGGCGTTTGCACGCGCGTCTATACGACGACTCCGAAGAAGCCGAACTCGGCGCTTCGTAAGGTCGCCAAGGTGCGCCTGACCAACGGCTTCGAGGTCATCGGCTACATTCCGGGTGAAGGCCACAACCTTCAGGAGCACTCGGTGGTCATGATCCGCGGCGGCCGCGTCAAGGATTTGCCCGGCGTGCGCTACCACATTCTCCGCGGCGTCCTCGATACGCAGGGCGTCAAGAACCGCAAGCAGCGCCGTTCGAAGTACGGCGCGAAGCGTCCGAAGTAA
- the rplD gene encoding 50S ribosomal protein L4, producing the protein MELKVTTLEGKAAGSVQLSDEIFGLEPRKDLIQRVVNWQLAKRQAGTHKAKGRAEIWRTGKKMYKQKGTGGARHGSARVPQFRGGGRAFGPVVRSHAHDLPKKVRALGLKHALSAKARDGGLIVIENADLKDAKTKALIGHFSGLEITNALIIDGAEVNTGFATAARNIPHIDVLPIQGINVYDILRRQKLVLTKAAVDALEARFK; encoded by the coding sequence ATGGAATTGAAGGTCACAACCCTCGAAGGTAAAGCCGCAGGTTCGGTTCAGCTCTCGGACGAAATTTTCGGTCTGGAGCCGCGCAAGGATCTGATCCAGCGCGTCGTGAACTGGCAACTCGCCAAGCGTCAGGCCGGCACCCACAAGGCCAAGGGCCGCGCCGAAATCTGGCGCACCGGCAAGAAGATGTACAAGCAGAAGGGCACCGGTGGTGCGCGTCACGGTTCGGCTCGCGTTCCGCAGTTCCGCGGCGGTGGCCGTGCATTCGGTCCGGTCGTGCGCAGCCATGCCCATGATCTGCCGAAGAAGGTTCGTGCGCTCGGTCTGAAGCATGCCCTGTCGGCGAAGGCCAGGGACGGCGGTCTCATCGTGATCGAGAACGCCGACCTGAAGGACGCCAAGACCAAGGCTCTGATCGGCCACTTCTCGGGTCTCGAAATCACCAACGCGCTGATCATCGACGGTGCCGAGGTCAACACCGGGTTCGCAACCGCGGCCCGCAACATTCCGCACATCGACGTGCTGCCGATCCAGGGCATCAACGTCTATGACATTCTGCGCCGTCAGAAGCTGGTTCTGACCAAGGCGGCAGTGGATGCGTTGGAGGCGCGCTTCAAATGA
- the rplB gene encoding 50S ribosomal protein L2: protein MALKTFNPTTPGQRQLVLVDRSALYKGKPVKALTEGKHSKGGRGNTGRITVRFRGGGHKKAYRIVDFKRTKVDVPAKVERLEYDPNRSAFIALIKYADGEQAYILAPQRLAVGDTVVAGSYVDVKPGNVMPLGNMPVGTIVHNVELKIGKGGQIARSAGTYAQIVGRDHDFVIVRLNSGEQRLVHGRCVGTIGAVSNPDHMNTSIGKAGRTRWMGWRPHNRGVVMNPVDHPHGGGEGRTSGGRHPVTPWGKPTKGKKTRSNKSTNKFILISRHKRKK from the coding sequence ATGGCATTGAAAACATTCAACCCCACGACTCCAGGCCAGCGCCAGCTGGTCTTGGTTGATCGTTCGGCGCTCTACAAGGGCAAGCCGGTCAAGGCGCTCACCGAGGGCAAGCACTCGAAGGGCGGTCGTGGCAACACGGGCCGTATCACCGTGCGCTTCCGCGGCGGCGGCCACAAGAAGGCCTACCGCATCGTCGACTTCAAGCGCACCAAGGTCGACGTTCCGGCCAAGGTCGAGCGGCTGGAATACGATCCGAACCGCAGCGCGTTTATCGCCCTGATCAAGTATGCCGATGGCGAGCAGGCCTATATCCTGGCGCCGCAGCGTCTGGCCGTGGGCGACACCGTTGTCGCCGGCAGCTACGTCGACGTGAAGCCGGGCAATGTCATGCCGCTCGGCAACATGCCGGTCGGCACCATCGTGCACAATGTTGAGCTCAAGATCGGGAAGGGCGGCCAGATCGCCCGTTCCGCCGGCACCTACGCCCAGATCGTCGGTCGCGACCATGACTTCGTCATCGTCCGTCTGAATTCGGGCGAACAGCGCCTGGTTCACGGCCGCTGCGTCGGCACCATCGGTGCGGTGTCGAACCCGGATCACATGAACACCTCGATCGGCAAGGCCGGTCGTACCCGCTGGATGGGCTGGCGTCCGCATAACCGCGGCGTCGTCATGAACCCGGTGGACCATCCGCACGGCGGCGGCGAAGGCCGCACCTCGGGCGGTCGTCACCCGGTTACGCCGTGGGGCAAGCCGACCAAGGGCAAGAAGACGCGGTCGAACAAGTCGACCAACAAGTTCATTCTCATCAGCCGCCACAAGCGGAAGAAGTAA
- the fusA gene encoding elongation factor G, producing the protein MARQHPIADYRNFGIMAHIDAGKTTTTERILYYTGKSHKIGEVHEGAATMDWMEQEQERGITITSAATTAYWNGKRLNIIDTPGHVDFTIEVERSLRVLDGAVCVLDSNQGVEPQTETVWRQGDKYKVPRIVFANKMDKTGADFYKCLQDIIDRLGAKPVAIQLPIGSESNFVGMVDLVAMKAYIWNNEALGAKFDVVEIPADLQDKAKEYREKLVEAAVELDDDALAAFLDGNEPDEATLKRLIRKAVLTGAFYPVLCGSAFKNKGVQPLLDAVVDYLPSPLDVPAIKGVDEDGNEVLRKPDDKEPLALLAFKIMDDPFVGTITFCRIYSGVLSSGTGVVNSTREKKERIGRMLLMHANNREDIKEAYAGDIVALAGLKEARTGDTLCDPDHPVILEKMEFPEPVIEIAIEPKSKADQEKLGVALAKLAAEDPSFRVSTDHESGQTILKGMGELHLDIKVDILRRTYKVDANIGAPQVAFREKITKRAEVDYTHKKQTGGTGQFARVKFIVEPGEPGSGFVFESKVVGGSVPKEYIPGVEKGLNSVLTSGVVAGFPVVDVHVQLVDGAYHDVDSSALAFEIASRAAFRDALQKGKSVLLEPIMKVECVTPEDYTGSVIGDLNSRRGQIQGQDMRGNANVINAMVPLMNMFGYVNNLRSMSQGRATFTMQFDHYAEAPANVSAEVQKKFA; encoded by the coding sequence ATGGCGCGCCAACACCCCATCGCTGATTACCGTAACTTCGGTATCATGGCGCATATTGACGCCGGCAAGACCACGACGACCGAGCGCATCCTTTATTATACCGGCAAGAGCCACAAGATCGGCGAAGTGCACGAAGGTGCCGCGACGATGGACTGGATGGAGCAGGAGCAGGAGCGCGGCATCACCATTACGTCCGCTGCGACCACAGCGTACTGGAACGGCAAGCGTCTGAACATCATCGACACCCCCGGCCACGTCGACTTCACCATTGAAGTCGAGCGTTCGCTGCGCGTGCTCGACGGCGCCGTGTGCGTTCTCGACTCCAATCAGGGCGTTGAGCCGCAAACCGAGACCGTCTGGCGCCAGGGCGACAAGTACAAAGTGCCGCGCATCGTCTTCGCCAACAAAATGGATAAGACCGGCGCCGACTTCTACAAGTGCCTGCAGGATATCATCGATCGCCTCGGCGCGAAGCCGGTTGCGATTCAGCTGCCGATCGGCTCCGAAAGCAATTTCGTGGGCATGGTCGATCTCGTGGCCATGAAGGCTTACATCTGGAACAACGAGGCGCTCGGCGCGAAGTTCGACGTGGTCGAGATTCCCGCGGACCTCCAGGACAAGGCGAAGGAATACCGCGAGAAGCTCGTCGAAGCCGCCGTCGAACTCGACGATGATGCGCTCGCCGCGTTCCTCGATGGCAATGAACCGGACGAAGCGACGCTGAAGCGGCTTATCCGCAAGGCAGTGCTGACCGGCGCATTCTATCCCGTGCTGTGCGGTTCGGCCTTCAAGAACAAGGGCGTGCAGCCGCTGCTCGATGCGGTGGTGGACTATCTTCCGTCGCCGCTCGACGTTCCCGCGATCAAGGGCGTCGACGAGGACGGCAATGAGGTTCTTCGCAAGCCGGACGACAAGGAGCCGCTGGCTCTGCTCGCGTTCAAGATCATGGACGATCCGTTTGTCGGCACCATCACCTTCTGCCGTATCTACTCGGGCGTCCTGTCGAGCGGCACCGGCGTCGTCAACTCGACCCGCGAGAAGAAAGAACGTATCGGCCGCATGCTGCTGATGCATGCGAACAACCGCGAAGACATCAAGGAAGCCTATGCCGGCGACATCGTCGCGCTGGCCGGTCTCAAGGAGGCTCGCACCGGCGACACGCTGTGCGATCCCGACCATCCGGTCATCCTTGAAAAGATGGAATTCCCGGAGCCGGTCATCGAAATCGCGATCGAGCCGAAGTCGAAGGCCGATCAGGAAAAGCTGGGCGTTGCGCTTGCGAAGCTCGCCGCGGAAGATCCGTCTTTCCGCGTGTCGACCGATCACGAGTCCGGCCAGACCATCCTCAAGGGCATGGGCGAACTGCATCTCGACATCAAGGTCGACATTCTCCGCCGTACCTACAAGGTCGACGCCAACATCGGCGCGCCGCAGGTGGCCTTCCGTGAGAAGATCACCAAGCGCGCGGAAGTCGATTACACGCACAAGAAGCAGACCGGCGGTACCGGCCAGTTCGCGCGCGTGAAGTTCATCGTCGAGCCGGGCGAGCCGGGTTCGGGTTTCGTGTTCGAATCGAAGGTTGTCGGCGGTTCGGTGCCGAAGGAATACATCCCCGGCGTCGAAAAGGGCCTCAACAGCGTGCTGACGTCAGGCGTTGTCGCGGGCTTCCCGGTGGTCGACGTGCATGTCCAGCTCGTGGACGGCGCGTACCACGACGTCGACTCGTCGGCGCTCGCATTCGAAATCGCATCGCGTGCGGCATTCCGTGACGCGCTGCAAAAGGGCAAGTCTGTGCTGCTCGAGCCGATTATGAAGGTCGAGTGCGTGACCCCTGAAGATTACACCGGCTCGGTCATCGGCGACTTGAACTCCCGCCGCGGCCAGATCCAGGGTCAGGACATGCGCGGCAACGCCAACGTCATCAACGCGATGGTGCCGCTCATGAACATGTTTGGTTACGTGAACAACCTGCGCTCGATGAGCCAGGGCCGCGCGACCTTCACGATGCAATTCGATCACTACGCTGAAGCGCCGGCCAACGTGTCGGCAGAGGTCCAGAAGAAGTTTGCTTGA
- the rpsC gene encoding 30S ribosomal protein S3, translated as MGQKINPIGLRLGINRTWDSRWFAGKNEYAKLLHEDIRIRAMLMKELKQAAVARIVIERPHKKCRVSIHSARPGVVIGKKGADIDKLRKQVAAITDSDVVINIIEIRKPELDATLVAESIAQQLERRVAFRRAMKRAVQSAMRLGAEGIRINCSGRLGGAEIARMEWYREGRVPLHTLRADVDYGVATAFTTFGTCGVKVWIFKGEILEHDPMAQDKRMAEGDTGRPRRDAA; from the coding sequence ATGGGTCAGAAGATCAATCCAATCGGGCTGCGTCTGGGCATTAACCGGACTTGGGATTCCCGTTGGTTCGCCGGCAAGAACGAGTATGCGAAGCTCCTCCACGAGGACATTCGCATCCGCGCCATGCTGATGAAGGAACTGAAGCAGGCGGCGGTCGCCCGCATCGTGATTGAGCGCCCGCACAAGAAGTGCCGCGTGTCGATCCACTCCGCCCGTCCGGGCGTCGTGATCGGCAAGAAGGGCGCCGACATCGACAAGCTGCGCAAGCAGGTTGCCGCGATCACCGACTCCGACGTCGTGATCAACATCATCGAAATCCGCAAGCCGGAGCTCGATGCGACCCTGGTCGCGGAATCGATCGCGCAGCAGCTTGAGCGCCGCGTCGCTTTCCGCCGCGCCATGAAGCGCGCCGTTCAGTCGGCGATGCGTCTCGGCGCCGAAGGCATCCGCATCAACTGCTCGGGTCGTCTGGGCGGCGCGGAAATCGCGCGCATGGAATGGTATCGTGAAGGCCGCGTGCCGCTACACACGCTGCGCGCCGACGTCGATTACGGTGTCGCCACGGCGTTCACGACGTTCGGCACCTGCGGCGTCAAGGTCTGGATCTTCAAGGGCGAAATCCTTGAGCACGATCCGATGGCCCAGGACAAGCGCATGGCCGAAGGCGACACGGGCCGTCCGCGTCGCGATGCAGCCTGA
- a CDS encoding 50S ribosomal protein L23 translates to MSTQDSRHYDIIVAPVVTEKATIASEHNKVVFKVAAKATKPQIKDAIEKLFDVKVKNVNTLVRKGKTKVFRGQFGSQSDTKRAVVTLEEGHRIDVTTGL, encoded by the coding sequence ATGAGCACTCAGGACTCGCGCCACTACGACATCATCGTCGCTCCGGTCGTGACCGAAAAGGCGACCATCGCCTCCGAGCACAACAAGGTTGTGTTCAAGGTTGCGGCCAAGGCGACCAAGCCGCAGATCAAGGACGCGATTGAGAAGTTGTTCGACGTCAAGGTTAAGAACGTCAACACGCTGGTCCGCAAGGGCAAGACGAAAGTCTTCCGCGGCCAGTTCGGTTCTCAGTCGGACACCAAGCGCGCTGTCGTGACCCTCGAAGAAGGTCACCGCATCGACGTGACCACCGGGCTGTAA
- the tuf gene encoding elongation factor Tu → MAKAKFERNKPHCNIGTIGHVDHGKTSLTAAITKILAETGGATFTAYDQIDKAPEEKARGITISTAHVEYETANRHYAHVDCPGHADYVKNMITGAAQMDGAILVVSAADGPMPQTREHILLARQVGVPAIVVFLNKCDMVDDPELLELVEMEVRELLSKYNFPGDDIPIIRGSALAALENKDPKLGHDAVLALMKAVDENIPQPARPIDQPFLMPVEDVFSISGRGTVVTGRVERGIIKVGEEIEIVGLKDTQKTIVTGVEMFRKLLDQGQAGDNIGALLRGTKREEVERGQILCKPGSVKPHTKFKAEAYILTKEEGGRHTPFFTNYRPQFYFRTTDVTGVVHLPEGTEMVMPGDNIAMEVHLIVPIAMEEKLRFAIREGGRTVGSGVVSSIIE, encoded by the coding sequence ATGGCTAAAGCTAAATTTGAACGTAACAAACCGCACTGTAACATCGGCACCATCGGTCACGTCGACCATGGCAAGACATCGCTGACCGCAGCGATTACCAAGATTCTGGCTGAAACGGGCGGTGCAACGTTCACGGCGTACGACCAGATCGACAAGGCGCCGGAAGAGAAGGCGCGCGGCATCACCATCTCGACCGCTCACGTTGAGTACGAGACCGCGAACCGTCACTACGCTCACGTCGATTGCCCCGGCCACGCCGACTACGTGAAGAACATGATCACCGGTGCAGCCCAGATGGACGGCGCGATCCTGGTTGTGTCCGCCGCTGACGGCCCGATGCCGCAGACCCGCGAGCACATCCTGCTCGCCCGTCAGGTCGGCGTTCCCGCGATCGTCGTGTTCCTGAACAAGTGCGACATGGTCGACGATCCGGAACTGCTCGAACTGGTCGAAATGGAAGTTCGCGAGCTGCTCTCGAAGTACAACTTCCCGGGCGACGACATTCCGATCATCCGCGGCTCGGCGCTCGCAGCGCTTGAGAACAAGGATCCGAAGCTGGGCCACGACGCCGTTCTGGCGCTCATGAAGGCCGTTGACGAAAACATTCCGCAGCCGGCGCGTCCGATCGACCAGCCGTTCCTGATGCCGGTCGAAGACGTGTTCTCGATCTCGGGTCGCGGCACCGTCGTTACCGGCCGCGTCGAGCGCGGCATCATCAAGGTCGGCGAGGAAATCGAAATCGTCGGTCTGAAGGACACCCAGAAGACCATCGTTACCGGCGTCGAAATGTTCCGCAAGCTGCTCGATCAGGGCCAGGCCGGCGACAACATCGGTGCGCTGCTTCGCGGCACCAAGCGCGAGGAAGTCGAGCGCGGCCAGATTCTCTGCAAGCCGGGTTCGGTCAAGCCGCACACCAAGTTCAAGGCTGAGGCTTACATCCTCACCAAGGAAGAGGGTGGCCGTCACACGCCGTTCTTCACCAACTACCGTCCGCAGTTCTACTTCCGCACGACCGACGTGACGGGCGTGGTTCATCTGCCGGAAGGCACCGAGATGGTGATGCCGGGCGACAACATCGCGATGGAAGTGCACCTGATCGTGCCGATCGCGATGGAAGAGAAGCTCCGCTTCGCGATCCGTGAAGGCGGCCGCACCGTTGGTTCGGGCGTCGTCTCCAGCATCATCGAATAA